From the Candidozyma auris chromosome 2, complete sequence genome, the window ATGAAGATGGCTCTTGTGGAGACGAGAACAGAGGTAAAGCGAGGCGGCCACGCGAAGCAAGCCCGAATGCTTACGAAAGGCAACCTCATTATAAGAACTTGAGTAAAGTTTCGGAGTCAAGTAACCCTTAAAAGAAGGTAGGAAGTTACGGGGATACCTCGTTTAACGACGTGAACGATTCATTATTTCAGTTTTACATAGATCGAAACGATTTTTAAAATTATAAACAGTTTGACTTGCTTCTAACAAACACGTCAAATCCGGGAAGATTATATTAATATGCAATCAAAAGAACCCGCAGCCCCTGCTGCTCTCCGATCCGTGAAGTTACTCTGGATTAGCAACATGCAATATACGCCTCGAATAGTCATTTTCGTcagcaaaagaaaacttcGATGCGTTGGAGTTTTGAAACATAGTCTCTGGATCTAAACGATTATCGAATTCTGAAATGGGGAACATGATAGGACCGCCTGAATCCGGAGCAGATTCCTTGTTGGgattgagcttcttcttcgacaagCTGCGTGCAACATTGGAGCCGACAGCTCCGCCTGTAACAGGGTTAAATATAGACATAATCGACTTGCTGGAGTTATCTCTCTTGAGATTGGAACTTCTCAGCGACGATTTGGAGTGGAATATTCCCCCTCCAGAGGGTGAGTTCTTCTCGTTCACAACAGACACTTCATCAGAAGAGTACTGGTTTTCTTCGTCTGAATAATCATCATTATGGCGACCTGCGCCAAAACAACAACAGTAGAGCAAACCAGCAATGGCTCCCACAACAACGACACCAACAGCAGTAAATGTGCCAGCCACCTTACCAGTGgaatcaaagaaagacttCAGATTATTGTCGCCGTCACCAGAGCTGCTTGAGCTGCTTGTAGGGGACGAAGAGGCCACTTTAGTGATATATCGAGTGGAGACCATCTGCGACGAGGAGCCATCAGCGGTTGTAACCGAATAGACCGTCGTTGCAAGCACTGATGTGACGACACTAGGTGCATCTTTGGACGAAGAACTCGCTTTTCTTGCAGATGAACTTGTAGATGATGTCGttgatgacgacgatgacgatgacgatgacgatgacgatgacgatgacgatgaagatgatgatgaagatgacggtgaagatgacgacgacgacgacggTGACGACGACGGTGAGGGTGACGACagtgaggaagaagaggaagttgttggcgatgatgatgacgacgacgtGGACAGAGTCAGAGGAGAAACTGTGGATGAGGACAGGGTTGTGGGATCACTGGATGATGTCTCCTCTGAAGTCGTTGGAGGAGCCAGAGAGGACCAGGGCTGAGTCGAAAGGGAAGAGCTCGATGAAGGTGAGCTCGACAGCGAGGAAGACGAGGCTCCGACCGTGGAGGAAGGGTCC encodes:
- the WSC4 gene encoding Wsc4p gives rise to the protein MLLQSLYLLASLSVGATALDLNVCSSQNIGSGKASYTYMSNGWCHNHCKNQGFAVAITQNYDCWCTNDVPADTASKSNCNTGCPGYAEQENCGGDGYYGYIFISDPSSTVGASSSSSSSSPSSSSSLSTQPWSSSAPPTTSEETSSSDPTTSSSSTVSPSTSSTSSSSSSPTTSSSSSSSSPSPSSSPSSSSSSSPSSSSSSSSSSSSSSSSSSSSSSSTTSSTSSSARKASSSSKDAPSVVTSVLATTVYSVTTADGSSSQMVSTRYITKVASSSPTSSSSSSGDGDNNSKSFFDSTGKVAGTFTAVGVVVVGAIAGLLYCCCFGAGRHNDDYSDEENQYSSDEVSVVNEKNSPSGGGIFHSKSSSRSSNLKRDNSSKSIMSIFNPVTGGAVGSNVARSLSKKKLNPNKESAPDSGGPIMFPISEFDNRLDPETMFQNSNASKFSFADENDYSRRILHVANPE